Proteins from a single region of Salinibacter grassmerensis:
- a CDS encoding UDP-N-acetylmuramoyl-L-alanyl-D-glutamate--2,6-diaminopimelate ligase, with amino-acid sequence MEPDPLSWSALRRRLQETSLLNETIVGTEAPDPDTLAIDGLTDDSRAVTPGGGFVAIRGVDADGHSFIDMAVENGARLVVCEALPAQARERFPGVVFARVTDTRTALAEGAAALYGDPADELSLVGVTGTNGKTTVAYLVHHLLETLGGTAGLLSTIEVRTGGGTTAPELTTPGPLVLHRRLRCMVDRGCTACAMEVSSHALDQDRVHGLNYEVAIFTNLSVDHLDYHDTPDDYRAAKKRLFDALGPDATALYNADDEAGPTMVADTDADVVSFAVEAAAGIEATVLEARLDGLRLRLDGRERAVRLAGRFNAFNLAAAYGAGTALGHAPDAVADALADAPPVPGRVEPLRFEDGTTVIVDYAHTPDALENVLRAVRDTRPADAALWCVFGCGGDRDPGKRPMMGRIAERLAERVIVTSDNPRTEAPVGILRDIREGVERPESMRWIVDREEAIQAAADEAMPGDVVVIAGKGHETTQTIGTDTRPFDDREMARQYFG; translated from the coding sequence TTGGAGCCCGATCCCCTCTCCTGGTCGGCGCTCCGGCGCCGGCTGCAGGAAACGAGTCTGTTGAACGAAACGATTGTGGGGACGGAGGCTCCTGATCCCGACACGCTTGCGATTGACGGCTTGACGGACGACAGTCGGGCGGTCACGCCGGGCGGCGGCTTCGTTGCGATTCGCGGCGTGGACGCCGATGGCCACTCGTTCATTGACATGGCGGTAGAAAACGGAGCGCGTCTCGTCGTGTGCGAGGCGCTGCCGGCCCAGGCGCGTGAGCGCTTCCCCGGGGTCGTGTTTGCCCGTGTGACGGACACGCGGACGGCCCTGGCTGAGGGCGCCGCGGCCTTGTACGGCGACCCGGCCGACGAGCTGTCCCTCGTGGGCGTGACGGGGACGAACGGAAAGACCACGGTCGCCTATCTCGTCCACCACCTGCTGGAGACGCTTGGGGGGACCGCTGGGCTGCTCAGCACGATCGAGGTTCGGACGGGCGGCGGGACGACCGCCCCGGAGCTCACGACGCCGGGGCCGTTGGTCCTGCACCGCCGTCTGCGGTGTATGGTAGACCGGGGCTGCACGGCCTGTGCGATGGAGGTGTCCTCCCACGCCCTCGACCAGGATCGCGTGCACGGGCTCAACTACGAGGTGGCAATCTTCACCAATCTCTCGGTCGACCATCTCGACTACCACGACACGCCGGACGACTACCGGGCGGCGAAGAAGAGGCTGTTCGACGCACTCGGGCCTGACGCGACGGCCCTGTACAACGCCGACGACGAGGCCGGCCCCACGATGGTGGCCGACACGGACGCCGATGTCGTGTCCTTTGCGGTGGAGGCGGCTGCGGGCATTGAGGCAACTGTGCTGGAGGCCCGGCTCGACGGCCTGCGGCTCCGCCTCGACGGGCGGGAGCGCGCCGTTCGGCTGGCGGGGCGCTTCAACGCCTTCAACCTGGCGGCGGCCTATGGGGCCGGCACGGCCCTCGGCCACGCGCCGGACGCTGTGGCCGACGCCCTGGCCGATGCGCCGCCGGTGCCCGGCCGGGTCGAGCCGCTGCGCTTCGAGGACGGCACGACGGTCATCGTCGACTACGCCCACACGCCCGACGCGCTGGAGAATGTGCTCCGCGCCGTGCGCGACACGAGGCCGGCGGACGCTGCGCTCTGGTGCGTATTTGGCTGCGGGGGAGACCGCGACCCGGGCAAGCGGCCCATGATGGGCCGCATCGCCGAGCGGCTTGCCGAGCGCGTCATCGTGACGAGTGACAACCCGCGCACGGAAGCCCCGGTGGGGATTCTTCGAGACATCCGCGAGGGGGTGGAGCGGCCGGAGTCGATGCGCTGGATTGTAGACCGGGAGGAGGCCATTCAGGCCGCGGCCGACGAGGCGATGCCGGGCGACGTAGTGGTGATCGCCGGCAAGGGCCACGAGACGACTCAGACCATCGGCACCGACACGCGCCCCTTCGACGATCGCGAGATGGCACGACAATACTTTGGCTGA
- the mraY gene encoding phospho-N-acetylmuramoyl-pentapeptide-transferase, whose amino-acid sequence MLYYLIDYIERLYHPPGFQVIRFITVRAALASITALGIAMGAGQGIIRWLRRQQLGEQVREGEAAGAISHAHKAGTPTMGGIIILLSVGGATLLWGAVANTYVWLSLVAMGGLGVVGFADDYVKTVKKQKDGLNAWYKVVGQVAVGLFVGGVLYFHPDFAAYNTFTFIPFLKDQVLDYDLFRFLELGVDLGWAVYLPVVVFIVTAVSNAVNLTDGLDGLTTGVTAFVSLGLVALVYVSGNAEFATFLNVMYLPGTGELTVFVAAVTAACFGFLWYNGYPATVFMGDTGALALGGAVGSTILMVRKELLLPLLGIVYFAEAVSVIVQTSYFKYTRRRTGTGKRVFRMAPLHHHYEALGLHEAKIVTRFWIVTAITVIAALLILRIR is encoded by the coding sequence ATGCTCTACTACCTCATCGATTACATTGAGCGGCTCTACCACCCGCCGGGGTTTCAGGTGATTCGGTTCATCACCGTGCGGGCGGCGCTGGCCTCCATTACGGCGCTCGGCATTGCGATGGGGGCGGGCCAAGGCATCATCCGCTGGCTGCGGCGGCAGCAGCTCGGGGAACAGGTGCGGGAGGGCGAGGCCGCCGGGGCCATCAGCCACGCCCACAAGGCGGGCACGCCCACGATGGGCGGCATCATCATTTTGCTGTCCGTGGGCGGGGCGACGCTGCTCTGGGGGGCCGTCGCCAACACGTACGTATGGCTCTCCCTCGTGGCAATGGGTGGGCTCGGCGTGGTGGGCTTTGCCGACGACTACGTGAAGACGGTGAAGAAGCAAAAAGACGGCCTCAATGCCTGGTACAAGGTGGTGGGACAGGTTGCCGTCGGGCTTTTCGTCGGGGGGGTGCTGTACTTCCATCCCGACTTTGCGGCCTACAACACGTTCACGTTCATTCCTTTCCTAAAAGACCAGGTACTCGATTATGACCTCTTCCGGTTTCTAGAACTGGGCGTCGACCTTGGGTGGGCCGTCTACCTTCCGGTGGTCGTCTTCATCGTGACGGCGGTCTCCAATGCCGTGAACCTGACCGACGGGCTCGACGGCCTGACGACCGGCGTCACAGCGTTTGTATCGCTGGGGCTCGTTGCGCTGGTGTATGTCTCCGGCAACGCGGAGTTTGCGACGTTTCTGAACGTCATGTACCTGCCGGGCACCGGGGAGCTGACGGTGTTCGTGGCGGCCGTCACGGCGGCCTGCTTTGGGTTTCTCTGGTACAACGGGTACCCGGCGACCGTCTTCATGGGCGACACCGGCGCTCTCGCCCTCGGTGGGGCCGTGGGGAGCACGATCCTCATGGTGCGCAAAGAGCTGTTGCTGCCGCTGCTGGGCATCGTGTACTTCGCCGAGGCGGTCTCGGTCATCGTGCAGACGAGCTACTTCAAGTATACACGACGCCGCACCGGCACCGGCAAGCGCGTCTTCCGGATGGCGCCGTTGCATCACCACTACGAGGCGCTTGGGCTCCACGAGGCGAAAATCGTAACGCGCTTCTGGATTGTGACCGCCATTACCGTGATCGCCGCCCTGCTCATCCTTCGCATTCGATGA
- the murD gene encoding UDP-N-acetylmuramoyl-L-alanine--D-glutamate ligase codes for MTPDEVRTARATVVGGARSGRAVARLLAEAGGEVFLTEQDASSDGAAAALEEAGVEYEFGGHTVEALDADYFVLSPGVPTQSNIVQQALRAGLDVYSEIEAASWFCDAPIVAITGTNGKTTTTSLTGHVLRTAFADDPDREAIVAGNIGYPFSDYVLDTEPTDVVVLEVSSFQLDHVDTFRPRVSVLLNITPDHLGRYDHDFEAYAQAKHSIFRNQGEGDVVIYNRDDGDVRDAAEQAAAEQGVRPMAITGEGVPATGAGLRDGRVVLRADDEDDSLMPQDELALRGCHNMYNSLAAAVSARVMEVENDVIRKSLSGFEGVPHRLEEVRTVGGVLYVNDSKATNVNAVWYALESFDRPVVLIAGGRDKGNDYTDLKPLVRDQVRAVVALGESAGTVVRELGDEAGTHSRADTMEDALSQAQRAAQPGDVVLLSPACSSFDMYENYEERGDTFRRLVDTLP; via the coding sequence ATGACCCCGGACGAGGTCCGTACAGCACGAGCCACCGTAGTGGGCGGCGCCCGAAGTGGGCGCGCCGTGGCCCGGCTGTTGGCCGAGGCTGGAGGCGAGGTGTTTCTCACCGAGCAGGACGCCTCATCGGACGGGGCCGCGGCGGCCCTCGAGGAGGCTGGCGTCGAGTACGAGTTTGGGGGGCATACGGTGGAGGCTCTCGATGCAGATTATTTTGTGCTCAGTCCCGGCGTCCCGACGCAGTCGAACATCGTACAACAGGCGTTGCGGGCGGGGCTCGACGTGTACTCCGAAATTGAGGCGGCGTCCTGGTTCTGCGACGCGCCCATTGTGGCCATCACTGGCACCAACGGCAAGACGACCACGACGAGCCTCACCGGGCATGTTCTTCGAACGGCATTCGCGGACGACCCGGACCGCGAGGCCATCGTGGCCGGCAACATTGGGTATCCGTTTTCCGACTACGTGCTCGATACGGAGCCGACGGACGTGGTGGTGCTGGAGGTGTCCAGCTTCCAGCTCGACCACGTGGACACGTTCCGTCCCCGCGTGAGCGTGCTGCTGAACATCACGCCCGATCACCTGGGGCGCTACGACCACGACTTTGAGGCCTACGCACAGGCCAAGCACAGTATTTTCCGCAATCAGGGCGAAGGCGACGTGGTGATCTACAATCGGGACGACGGGGACGTGCGGGACGCCGCGGAGCAGGCGGCCGCGGAGCAGGGCGTCCGCCCGATGGCCATCACCGGAGAAGGGGTGCCGGCGACCGGGGCCGGACTGCGAGACGGTCGCGTCGTGCTCCGAGCCGACGACGAAGACGATTCACTTATGCCTCAGGACGAGCTTGCCCTTCGAGGGTGCCACAACATGTACAACTCGCTTGCGGCTGCGGTCTCGGCCCGCGTGATGGAGGTCGAGAATGACGTCATTCGCAAGAGCCTGTCCGGCTTTGAGGGCGTGCCGCATCGGCTGGAGGAGGTGCGCACGGTGGGTGGCGTGCTGTACGTCAACGACTCGAAGGCCACCAACGTGAATGCGGTCTGGTACGCCTTGGAGAGCTTCGACCGGCCCGTCGTGCTGATTGCCGGGGGGCGAGACAAGGGAAACGATTACACAGACCTCAAGCCGCTCGTTCGCGATCAGGTGCGGGCGGTGGTGGCCCTCGGGGAAAGTGCCGGGACGGTGGTTCGGGAGCTCGGGGACGAGGCCGGCACGCACAGCCGAGCCGACACCATGGAGGATGCCCTGAGCCAGGCCCAGCGCGCGGCCCAGCCGGGTGACGTGGTGCTGCTGAGCCCGGCGTGCTCTTCCTTCGACATGTACGAGAACTATGAGGAACGGGGGGACACCTTCCGCCGCCTCGTGGACACGCTGCCATAA
- a CDS encoding FtsW/RodA/SpoVE family cell cycle protein → MSIVQFLTQKVTDRAPADKYVVWVVLALSAVGVVAVYSAVTYLAEVRAGTEPVHFLLRHLARVGIALGAMGVVSLIDYRTLARYSRVALVGALLLLVAVKVVGLFSGGADRWLQVAGVGFQPSELARVALVFYVAVLLVKKQDYVKSFSRTFLPVLVWVGLTVGLIAVDDLSTALVLLLGVLLMSFVGRVSVLQIGGLAVLGGVMAFGVLSTSPDRAARLEAYLGMDLFPNTNPEQVMDVRGEQYQSRQARMAFAAGGLTGVGPGKSVQRDFLPEPYNDFIFAIIAEEYGVFGALALLAGFFVLLFRGYLRIARDAPDPLGLILAVGVTTLVVTYGFVHAGVASGLLPVTGLPMPFVSYGGTSLLANGIMIGVLLNISRHAGQRSAEQV, encoded by the coding sequence ATGAGCATCGTCCAATTTCTCACACAGAAGGTGACCGACCGCGCCCCGGCGGACAAGTACGTGGTGTGGGTCGTGTTGGCGCTGTCGGCCGTGGGCGTGGTGGCGGTGTATAGCGCCGTCACGTACCTGGCCGAGGTGCGGGCCGGGACCGAGCCGGTGCACTTCCTGCTCCGGCACCTGGCCCGTGTGGGGATTGCCCTCGGGGCGATGGGCGTGGTGAGCCTCATCGACTACCGCACGCTGGCCCGGTACAGCCGGGTGGCGCTGGTGGGGGCCCTGCTCCTGTTGGTCGCCGTCAAGGTCGTCGGCCTCTTCTCGGGGGGCGCCGACCGCTGGCTGCAGGTGGCCGGGGTTGGGTTTCAGCCGTCGGAGCTCGCGCGGGTGGCGCTCGTCTTCTACGTGGCGGTGTTGCTGGTGAAGAAGCAGGACTACGTGAAGAGCTTCAGCCGCACGTTTCTGCCGGTGCTGGTGTGGGTGGGACTGACGGTGGGACTCATTGCGGTCGACGACCTCTCGACGGCCCTCGTGCTGCTGCTTGGCGTGCTGCTGATGAGCTTCGTAGGGCGCGTGAGTGTCCTGCAGATCGGGGGGCTCGCTGTGCTGGGAGGCGTGATGGCGTTCGGCGTCCTGTCTACGTCGCCCGACCGGGCCGCCCGCCTGGAGGCGTACCTCGGCATGGACCTGTTTCCGAATACCAACCCGGAGCAGGTCATGGACGTGAGGGGGGAGCAGTATCAGTCTCGGCAGGCCCGGATGGCCTTTGCGGCCGGGGGGCTTACCGGGGTGGGGCCGGGAAAGAGTGTTCAGCGCGACTTTCTTCCGGAGCCCTACAACGACTTTATCTTCGCCATCATCGCGGAGGAGTACGGCGTCTTTGGGGCCCTGGCCCTGCTGGCCGGGTTCTTCGTACTGCTCTTTCGTGGATACCTTCGCATTGCGCGGGACGCCCCGGACCCGCTCGGGCTTATTCTGGCCGTCGGGGTGACCACGCTCGTCGTGACGTACGGATTCGTGCACGCCGGGGTGGCCAGCGGGCTGTTGCCGGTGACGGGCCTGCCCATGCCGTTTGTCTCGTACGGAGGTACGTCTCTACTGGCCAACGGCATCATGATTGGAGTCCTGTTGAATATCTCCCGCCACGCGGGACAGCGTTCCGCCGAGCAGGTTTGA